A region of Candidatus Zixiibacteriota bacterium DNA encodes the following proteins:
- a CDS encoding HlyD family efflux transporter periplasmic adaptor subunit: MTRPAKIRSDLIAVPAEIDGAVVYNIKDPITGSYFRLRQPEYWLINQLDGATAYTDIARKFNDKFGANLTADAVGQFVQVLGKLFFLDDGRAEQAVSRVSYDAARGEGKLSRFLFIKIKAFNPGRFLDGLTRLYSPFHNRFGAALAAVILTLGLGLLLANSVYFYIDLGEIFNVSSLAMVILGLFVIVSIHEFAHAVICRYFGGEVREIGFLLLYFQPCFYSDLSDAWLFPNRSHRLAVTWAGPAMQLLLLALAVIFWRITVPGSFPNEVARLVAVVCWVTMLFNFNPLIKLDGYYLLSDWVDIPNLRRKSFAYLGNVGKRVILGWPIPTLETTARQRRIYLNYAILAVAYSTFLLLYLLVIVAQFLLAKLGGWGLLVLAVVLVSVMRSGLVALFYGTIKHLGYMKQTFKNRLRLLVWLLALASLGYGLFGISFPHRVSGEISIQPIKEFTLLLNEFGLLESRSQHRGINPETKTGYLQMTSNEMATLDLIPLVKDGEIVESSDALAILVSNQVTKEIIGNIAELDKFKSQLALLQSPPKQEEIDEAQTQVEAARVGMERLTRNLARTTDLVEKNLATREDYETAVSEVDIALAELANRKARLQLLTSPPKREEEAVIQAEIDKQEAKVKFLREQEEAQSIMAPFAGEVVVGTGGDCILTVLNSKQVIVQLPVSDFDLNLIETGQSVELKMRTYPDRTYDGTVVHIPRTANLHNQQAWFPVSIEVANEDGSLQKGMTGFAKIGIAQRSVAELTSRKIKSFVRVEFWSWW, translated from the coding sequence GTGACACGTCCAGCAAAAATTCGATCTGATCTGATTGCGGTACCTGCTGAAATCGATGGTGCTGTTGTATACAACATCAAGGATCCGATTACCGGCAGCTACTTTCGTCTTCGTCAGCCTGAGTACTGGTTGATCAACCAGTTGGATGGAGCGACCGCCTACACAGATATTGCCCGTAAATTCAATGACAAATTCGGAGCCAACCTCACGGCCGACGCTGTCGGTCAATTCGTTCAGGTACTGGGGAAATTGTTTTTCCTTGATGACGGCCGTGCCGAACAGGCCGTTTCGCGAGTCAGTTATGACGCCGCTCGAGGGGAAGGAAAATTGTCCCGGTTTCTCTTCATTAAGATTAAGGCTTTCAATCCCGGCCGTTTTCTCGATGGACTTACCAGGTTATACAGCCCCTTTCATAATCGATTCGGAGCTGCCCTGGCGGCTGTTATTCTCACCCTCGGACTGGGTTTGCTGCTGGCCAACTCAGTCTATTTCTATATCGATCTGGGCGAAATATTCAATGTCAGTTCACTGGCGATGGTGATCCTGGGACTATTTGTAATTGTCTCAATTCATGAGTTTGCTCACGCTGTGATCTGTAGATATTTCGGAGGAGAGGTACGTGAAATAGGATTCCTGTTACTGTACTTCCAGCCTTGTTTCTACTCGGACCTGTCTGACGCCTGGCTCTTCCCCAATAGATCTCATCGCCTCGCGGTCACCTGGGCCGGGCCAGCTATGCAATTACTGTTGCTGGCCCTGGCAGTTATCTTCTGGCGCATTACCGTGCCTGGCAGCTTTCCTAACGAAGTGGCCCGCCTTGTTGCCGTTGTATGCTGGGTTACGATGCTGTTCAATTTCAACCCGCTTATCAAACTCGACGGCTATTACCTCCTGTCGGATTGGGTCGATATCCCCAATCTCCGCCGAAAATCGTTCGCCTATCTGGGCAATGTTGGAAAACGTGTAATCCTCGGCTGGCCAATCCCGACTCTTGAGACTACCGCTCGCCAGAGACGAATCTATCTGAACTATGCAATACTGGCGGTGGCTTACTCGACTTTCCTGCTCTTGTACCTGCTGGTCATTGTCGCCCAGTTCTTACTTGCCAAATTGGGAGGTTGGGGATTACTTGTCTTGGCCGTAGTCCTCGTGAGCGTGATGAGATCGGGACTGGTTGCACTGTTCTATGGAACCATTAAACACCTTGGCTACATGAAGCAAACGTTCAAAAACCGTCTTCGTCTCCTGGTCTGGTTACTGGCCCTGGCCAGTCTGGGCTATGGTCTGTTTGGTATCTCATTTCCTCATCGGGTATCTGGTGAAATCTCAATTCAACCGATCAAGGAATTCACGCTTCTGCTAAACGAGTTCGGACTATTGGAAAGTCGCAGTCAGCATCGTGGAATCAATCCCGAAACTAAGACCGGCTACCTGCAGATGACTTCCAACGAGATGGCCACCCTTGACCTGATACCTCTCGTGAAGGACGGTGAGATCGTCGAATCAAGTGATGCTCTGGCCATTCTTGTTTCCAATCAAGTGACAAAAGAGATCATTGGAAACATTGCCGAGTTAGACAAATTCAAAAGCCAACTTGCCCTGCTCCAATCCCCACCCAAACAGGAAGAGATTGACGAAGCCCAGACTCAGGTGGAAGCAGCCCGAGTTGGTATGGAACGTCTCACCCGGAATCTCGCACGAACCACCGATCTGGTGGAAAAGAACCTGGCCACCAGAGAGGATTATGAGACGGCGGTATCGGAAGTGGATATCGCCCTGGCAGAGTTGGCCAACCGTAAGGCACGACTGCAATTGTTGACTTCGCCGCCCAAGCGTGAAGAAGAAGCCGTCATCCAGGCCGAAATTGACAAGCAAGAAGCGAAAGTGAAATTCCTCAGGGAGCAGGAAGAAGCTCAATCTATCATGGCGCCGTTCGCCGGTGAAGTTGTCGTCGGTACTGGAGGAGATTGTATCCTGACAGTGCTCAATTCGAAACAGGTGATTGTACAGTTGCCGGTATCGGATTTCGACCTCAACCTCATTGAAACCGGTCAGAGCGTCGAGTTAAAAATGCGTACCTATCCCGATCGAACTTATGACGGCACCGTTGTACACATTCCCCGCACAGCAAACCTTCACAACCAACAAGCCTGGTTCCCTGTCTCCATAGAAGTCGCCAACGAAGACGGTTCACTTCAGAAAGGAATGACCGGGTTCGCCAAAATCGGAATCGCACAGCGTTCGGTGGCTGAGTTGACTTCTCGCAAGATCAAATCGTTCGTTCGCGTCGAGTTTTGGTCTTGGTGGTAA
- a CDS encoding tetratricopeptide repeat protein, with the protein MSPPAAFPPGFTFQKELGRGGTATVVLARCHESNRDIALKLPLITQEESFKILARREAHLIGGLRYPGLVRVHNVSLDEMPYVALEPCRGPTLDLIGRVEPLTIAMNVISAMAINLEFLRLKGIIHGDFKPHNVFLPSDWQCSLKDGRGYVKLSDFSLGQLTDESNSVRAGLGTIGYLAPETITAQRTSHRSDLFALGVTAYQVLTGEHPFMTQSSDPVEVNSRCCEENPVPVEKLRPDLTAEISSLINCLLAKDENVRLSSAWEVCCKLQEAGADYPFRQKLKAVHLIHGEKTYAAAVARILNLNDHQRERLDFLTSRSLVDLRLILADNQRSGNLIYDNQRFIFPGGIRWPAWMRRRSLQVFSSSPLSKQRQLVKVAIAGSVHNGRTLELIGPDELLPGDEPTLQLLRQFLSPASWRFYSHKYGLRAESEEEYALAARLYTQAGNLEKAELTAFQAATKFHDQHLSSEALALLKHVLAYADLINESYAARRLLMLQGDILKETGETEEALSVYNTILSLYDNRPPDKLLGETHKDIGDLYKTMQKFEQGLTSLRSALDIYQALNDELEVSRTLNNIGNIYWVGNELVSALDHYRAALKIQRRLGAEVEIASTLSNIGSIYAIQGRLERGIRILHLSLQLKKAIGNTGEIARSLNNLGYCYHVSGQSGRAVDCLTESLELNRRIGSRKEILFNLENLTAVMIMAGQLRESLVYLRDGLSLAASVGDNPHLAAFQLSMATVLRRMGQLGEAAASLSAVEKSIEGIDSDALIIQLGIGRAALRAATGDSDSAIKCAREALDQAAKIKIKPEQLNALLVLIRVSGDDQLVRDALSLADELSLEREKTLIMFGRLEWLLCNSGAARVDDLVAELIPRLESISDDIELAGMYNSIAEYYLNKHKTIDAEKMLERAMKLANASNLVSEKTRTLTLLGRLRYSQNEYEQCYANLKNALGLCRQIADSLTNEQDRCVYQRQQSIQTLVAEVNRLNQRMGQRERTL; encoded by the coding sequence ATGAGTCCCCCGGCAGCGTTTCCGCCTGGCTTCACTTTTCAGAAAGAGTTGGGCAGGGGAGGCACGGCTACAGTTGTTTTGGCTCGCTGTCACGAGAGCAATCGTGATATTGCGCTCAAACTTCCGCTTATAACACAGGAAGAGTCTTTCAAGATTCTCGCGCGACGCGAGGCGCACCTGATCGGCGGCTTACGCTACCCCGGATTAGTAAGAGTCCATAATGTCTCATTGGATGAGATGCCCTATGTTGCGCTTGAACCGTGTCGGGGTCCAACGCTCGATTTGATCGGTCGGGTTGAGCCATTGACCATTGCTATGAATGTCATTAGCGCGATGGCCATCAATCTGGAGTTCCTGAGACTGAAGGGGATCATTCACGGCGATTTCAAACCACATAATGTGTTTCTTCCCTCTGACTGGCAGTGTAGCTTGAAGGACGGCAGAGGGTATGTCAAGTTATCCGATTTCTCGCTTGGTCAGCTAACCGATGAATCCAACTCCGTTCGTGCCGGCCTCGGGACAATTGGCTACCTTGCGCCCGAGACGATAACAGCACAGCGCACTTCTCACCGTTCCGATCTGTTCGCGCTCGGTGTGACTGCCTATCAGGTCCTCACTGGTGAGCATCCTTTCATGACACAGAGCAGCGATCCGGTCGAGGTTAACAGTAGATGTTGCGAGGAGAACCCGGTTCCGGTTGAAAAGTTGCGACCTGACCTGACCGCCGAGATAAGTAGTCTTATCAATTGTCTTCTGGCCAAGGATGAGAATGTCCGTCTGTCGTCCGCTTGGGAAGTTTGTTGCAAGCTACAGGAGGCAGGAGCTGACTATCCATTCAGACAAAAACTGAAAGCCGTTCACTTGATCCATGGCGAGAAAACTTACGCGGCTGCTGTCGCCCGGATATTGAATCTCAACGACCACCAGCGAGAGCGTCTCGATTTTCTAACATCCCGGTCATTAGTTGATCTGCGTTTGATTCTGGCAGATAACCAGCGAAGTGGGAATCTGATTTATGACAACCAGAGGTTCATCTTTCCTGGTGGTATCCGCTGGCCTGCCTGGATGCGACGGCGATCATTGCAGGTCTTCTCAAGCAGTCCACTTTCTAAGCAGCGGCAGTTAGTCAAAGTTGCCATCGCTGGCAGCGTTCACAATGGCCGCACACTTGAGCTGATCGGTCCTGATGAACTTCTTCCCGGCGATGAACCAACCTTACAACTTCTGCGGCAATTTTTGTCTCCGGCCTCATGGCGTTTTTACTCACATAAGTATGGCCTGAGAGCGGAATCAGAAGAGGAGTATGCGTTGGCAGCGCGTCTGTACACGCAGGCAGGCAATCTCGAAAAGGCCGAACTCACAGCATTTCAGGCTGCCACGAAGTTTCACGATCAACATTTGAGCAGTGAGGCGCTTGCTCTTCTGAAACATGTACTGGCCTACGCCGATCTTATCAATGAATCCTATGCTGCCAGACGATTGCTAATGCTTCAGGGGGACATTCTAAAGGAAACGGGCGAAACGGAAGAAGCGTTATCGGTCTACAATACGATTCTGAGTCTGTACGATAATCGTCCACCTGACAAGTTGCTAGGCGAGACGCACAAAGATATTGGTGATCTCTACAAGACGATGCAGAAGTTTGAACAAGGTTTGACTTCTCTGCGCAGTGCACTGGATATTTATCAGGCTCTGAATGATGAATTGGAAGTCTCTCGAACACTTAACAATATTGGTAACATCTACTGGGTCGGCAATGAACTCGTTTCGGCTCTTGACCATTATCGAGCTGCCCTTAAAATTCAGCGACGGCTTGGAGCCGAGGTCGAAATCGCCTCGACCCTGAGCAATATCGGTTCTATTTATGCAATTCAGGGTCGTCTTGAGCGAGGCATCCGCATTTTGCATTTATCGCTGCAACTCAAGAAGGCAATCGGTAATACCGGAGAGATTGCCCGATCACTCAACAACCTGGGCTACTGCTACCATGTGAGCGGACAGTCGGGTCGCGCCGTCGATTGTCTCACCGAATCGCTGGAACTGAATCGACGTATCGGCTCCAGGAAAGAGATTCTTTTCAATCTGGAAAACCTAACGGCAGTCATGATTATGGCCGGTCAGCTCCGGGAGTCACTCGTTTACCTGAGAGATGGGCTGTCCCTGGCAGCCAGTGTCGGCGACAATCCTCATCTGGCAGCATTTCAGCTGAGCATGGCTACCGTTCTCAGGCGCATGGGACAGCTTGGCGAGGCGGCTGCGAGTTTGTCGGCTGTTGAAAAGTCTATTGAGGGAATTGATAGTGATGCCCTGATCATTCAACTTGGTATAGGCAGGGCTGCTCTGCGTGCCGCTACAGGGGATTCGGATAGCGCCATCAAGTGCGCCCGTGAGGCTTTGGATCAGGCGGCAAAGATAAAGATCAAACCGGAGCAGCTGAACGCGTTGCTTGTGCTGATCAGAGTATCGGGTGATGACCAGCTGGTAAGAGATGCCCTCAGTTTGGCTGATGAGCTTTCTCTGGAACGGGAGAAAACGTTGATCATGTTTGGTCGTCTGGAGTGGCTACTGTGTAATAGTGGAGCAGCGCGGGTTGATGATCTTGTAGCGGAACTTATACCCCGGCTTGAGTCAATCTCGGATGATATTGAACTGGCCGGAATGTACAACTCGATTGCCGAGTATTACCTGAACAAACATAAGACAATCGATGCCGAAAAGATGCTCGAGCGTGCTATGAAGTTAGCTAATGCTTCCAACTTGGTCTCTGAGAAAACTCGTACTTTGACACTACTCGGAAGATTACGCTACTCGCAGAACGAATACGAACAATGTTATGCCAATCTCAAGAATGCCCTGGGGTTGTGTCGTCAGATTGCGGACAGCTTGACCAACGAGCAGGACCGCTGCGTCTACCAGAGACAGCAATCGATCCAAACCCTGGTAGCTGAAGTCAATAGACTCAATCAACGAATGGGCCAGCGAGAACGAACTCTCTGA
- a CDS encoding GAF domain-containing protein has protein sequence MTDRQAEQTGPIDILAELEARLDEVTETNPRIDTVDVESPRDTADLRAMLEVSLAINSSLVLDDVLQIVMTKAIELMRAERGLIMLLDEDDELQIRSAYNLCQDEMMDEDFRISTSITSEVASSGNSVYTSDALSDERFAKQRSVVELHLRSIMCVPLKVKEKVIGVIYLDNSSETRMFLKSDLFLFELYAQMVSNALHNAGLYQSLLDTQQYSEKVIETAPFGTVVVDSRGRIITINSVALEILDFNKDAVAEVDDSGRRVRFVDLLDDDERGRWQHMVNTASTTREEFSDDRYFHNTGYLEKALSIKIVPISNLPNDGDGVIIAIEDITEKVLMEKYVILSEKLVAKGEMAASIAHELNNYLAIASNNAELLIINVDRDNLDKAKFNAKAVTENVHKVKRFVDNLMDFSRPQSEFINYDIRHLIEDLLFSLRVQPRFKRTNFSIDFDSESPNIEMDVGQIQQVLMNLLNNAADAIEERIVNSGDDTAKFERKLSIVTSYDKESEKLTIKVSDNGLGMTEDTLSKVFSLHFTTKKGGHGLGLANCKKIIEQHHGELLCESTLGEGTTFTVTIPRIHSTTAKKTQ, from the coding sequence ATGACCGATCGCCAGGCAGAGCAGACTGGCCCGATAGATATTCTGGCCGAGTTGGAGGCCAGGCTTGATGAGGTCACTGAGACTAATCCACGAATAGATACTGTGGATGTTGAGTCGCCGCGCGATACAGCTGATCTCCGGGCGATGCTCGAAGTTTCCCTGGCTATCAACTCGTCTTTGGTGCTGGATGACGTTCTGCAAATTGTCATGACCAAGGCGATCGAACTGATGCGGGCTGAGCGCGGCTTGATCATGTTGCTTGATGAAGACGACGAACTACAGATTCGGTCGGCATACAATCTTTGCCAGGACGAAATGATGGATGAAGATTTCAGAATTTCGACATCCATCACTTCCGAAGTTGCCTCATCAGGAAACTCGGTCTATACCTCCGACGCTTTATCCGACGAACGATTTGCCAAACAGCGCTCTGTTGTCGAACTGCACCTGAGATCAATCATGTGCGTACCCCTGAAGGTCAAAGAGAAGGTTATTGGCGTCATATACCTGGACAACTCCAGCGAGACGCGCATGTTCCTCAAATCGGATCTCTTCTTGTTCGAATTGTATGCGCAGATGGTTTCCAACGCTTTGCACAATGCGGGTCTTTACCAATCTTTGCTGGATACCCAGCAGTATAGTGAGAAGGTTATTGAGACAGCACCGTTCGGTACTGTAGTAGTTGATTCGAGAGGTAGAATAATCACTATCAATTCGGTGGCCCTTGAGATTCTTGACTTCAACAAGGACGCTGTGGCAGAGGTTGATGATTCCGGTCGTCGCGTTCGATTTGTTGATCTTCTTGATGACGATGAACGTGGTCGTTGGCAACACATGGTAAATACCGCCAGTACCACCCGTGAAGAATTCTCCGATGACCGGTATTTCCATAATACGGGCTACCTTGAGAAAGCACTATCTATCAAGATAGTACCGATTTCAAATCTACCCAATGACGGCGACGGGGTGATTATCGCGATTGAGGATATCACCGAGAAAGTGCTCATGGAGAAGTACGTAATTCTCTCCGAGAAACTCGTTGCCAAAGGGGAGATGGCGGCTTCCATAGCACATGAGTTGAACAACTATCTGGCCATCGCCTCCAACAACGCGGAACTACTAATTATCAATGTTGATCGTGACAATCTGGACAAGGCCAAGTTCAATGCCAAAGCAGTCACTGAGAATGTACACAAGGTCAAACGCTTCGTCGATAACTTGATGGATTTCTCACGACCACAGTCAGAGTTCATCAACTACGATATTCGCCATCTGATTGAGGATCTGCTGTTCTCCCTGCGAGTGCAGCCGCGTTTTAAAAGAACCAATTTCTCCATCGACTTCGATTCGGAATCGCCCAATATCGAAATGGATGTTGGCCAGATTCAACAGGTTCTGATGAACCTGCTGAACAACGCCGCCGATGCCATCGAGGAACGCATTGTCAACTCCGGGGACGATACCGCCAAGTTCGAGCGTAAGTTGTCTATTGTCACTTCATATGACAAGGAGAGTGAGAAACTCACAATCAAGGTGTCCGATAACGGCCTCGGAATGACGGAGGATACTCTTTCCAAGGTTTTCAGTCTTCACTTCACAACCAAGAAGGGGGGGCATGGTCTCGGACTAGCCAACTGTAAGAAGATCATCGAGCAACATCATGGTGAGCTACTGTGTGAATCCACACTTGGAGAGGGTACCACATTCACTGTCACCATCCCCCGGATACATTCTACGACCGCAAAGAAAACCCAATGA
- a CDS encoding DUF4390 domain-containing protein, which translates to MRVLILQLARYRRRWAAISLLVVLCIARPAFAGDAIDADIYRNNGFLMVWIDLSGQISSERVKLLKEGVDLALECRVDLLRSRRLWGTVRTGRASTAIVIGYHLLAEEYSLRYSGSTGDDQERRFIALAGLHQFLADSIVVTLASIDSLENDRRYHVELALSYISLTSLNLGSASGSSETPVKFLFRHFLSLTGYGREQSVVSSEPFRLTDIPSGR; encoded by the coding sequence ATGAGAGTACTCATATTGCAGCTTGCAAGATACCGGAGAAGATGGGCTGCTATCAGCCTGCTGGTGGTCCTGTGTATAGCGAGGCCGGCCTTTGCCGGTGATGCCATTGATGCCGACATCTATCGCAACAACGGTTTTCTAATGGTCTGGATCGATCTTTCCGGCCAGATATCATCGGAGCGTGTCAAGTTGTTGAAAGAAGGTGTCGATCTGGCCTTGGAGTGCCGGGTCGATCTCTTGCGCTCGCGCCGTCTCTGGGGCACGGTCAGGACTGGTCGAGCCAGTACGGCCATAGTCATAGGTTATCACTTATTGGCTGAAGAATATTCTTTGAGATATTCTGGATCCACCGGGGACGATCAGGAACGCCGTTTTATTGCTCTGGCCGGACTACACCAATTTCTTGCTGATTCGATTGTGGTGACTCTGGCGTCGATCGACAGTTTGGAAAATGATCGCCGCTACCACGTGGAGCTTGCACTTAGTTATATCTCCTTGACATCTCTAAACTTAGGCTCCGCAAGCGGATCGTCCGAGACGCCGGTGAAGTTTCTTTTTCGACATTTTCTGTCACTCACTGGTTATGGTCGCGAGCAATCCGTGGTGTCATCCGAACCCTTCCGCCTGACCGATATTCCCTCCGGCCGATAA
- a CDS encoding outer membrane protein assembly factor, translated as MILVSSKRFVGIAIVGLLLVSSLFASEKQYRKYNSQTEYEEYFTVGYDRETITIKVVEGDTETRHVFSRSDVTIEPESIVLDESVVFERDGLLVNGRTYPYDLISDARILAGDEVTTISFMKRADGSNRSARVRGGNLISFDQTLVVDEEQFVRGLLFSVKGDIEVYGEVNKDIITLFGNTYVGPGAVARGDIATVTGRIDVAGDASVYGELFSGSDRRSSRVHRFRQKSKSASLSATLTYNRVDGALPSCRAGFEDLDSLLPSVWVEGGYAFESKHWRYGLGLEQTLWRDRPLIVGGEFYRRLASEDDWIIEKGENTIFALLVTEDFRDYYEAEGGTAYLHFKPFETVTFDARYRSEETNWLDAQPHLWSLFGGDKLFRSNFSSIGGDLRTQAISEIDTTTNASLGIGLEWNTLDADRPYAHSGWRLNGNIEWAHPDIGSDFDYRRFVVSARRYQEVHRRAMILVRGMFGNACGTLPVYKQFYLGGLGTLRGYDYKELSGNRFWMVNAEYRIDFPRSDLGASILWDIGRITDNSGFEDENEVRNSVGIALMLGDQTRISLSKRLDRSFDNEPRIHGRFDYRF; from the coding sequence ATGATTTTGGTTAGCTCAAAGAGATTTGTTGGTATCGCGATAGTGGGGTTGCTTCTGGTTTCTTCATTATTCGCATCGGAAAAACAGTACAGGAAGTACAACTCGCAAACCGAATACGAAGAATATTTCACGGTTGGCTATGATCGAGAGACCATAACGATCAAAGTGGTTGAGGGTGATACTGAGACGCGGCATGTTTTCAGTCGCAGCGATGTGACAATTGAGCCGGAGTCCATTGTTCTCGACGAATCAGTGGTCTTTGAGCGTGACGGTCTGCTGGTCAATGGTCGGACCTATCCCTATGATCTAATTTCCGATGCAAGGATTTTGGCGGGAGACGAAGTCACCACTATTTCTTTCATGAAGCGAGCTGATGGATCGAATCGATCTGCCCGTGTGCGAGGCGGAAACCTGATCTCTTTTGATCAGACGCTGGTGGTTGATGAAGAACAGTTTGTGCGCGGGTTACTATTTTCGGTTAAGGGTGATATTGAGGTCTATGGTGAGGTTAACAAGGATATCATCACCCTCTTTGGTAATACGTATGTAGGCCCAGGGGCAGTGGCACGTGGAGATATTGCTACAGTGACGGGTCGTATTGATGTTGCGGGCGATGCTTCGGTCTATGGGGAACTGTTCTCCGGCTCTGATCGGCGTAGCTCACGAGTTCATCGCTTCCGCCAGAAAAGCAAGTCAGCCTCGCTTTCTGCTACCTTAACCTATAACCGTGTCGATGGTGCCCTGCCTTCTTGTCGTGCTGGATTTGAGGACCTTGATTCGCTGCTCCCCTCGGTTTGGGTGGAAGGTGGCTACGCGTTTGAATCGAAACACTGGCGATACGGCCTTGGTCTCGAACAAACTCTATGGCGGGATCGTCCCCTGATAGTTGGCGGAGAGTTCTACCGACGGCTGGCGTCTGAAGATGATTGGATTATTGAGAAAGGCGAAAATACGATTTTCGCACTATTAGTCACCGAGGATTTTCGCGACTACTACGAGGCCGAAGGGGGAACGGCCTACCTACACTTCAAACCGTTTGAGACAGTTACGTTCGATGCCAGGTATCGCTCTGAGGAAACGAACTGGCTGGATGCTCAGCCACATCTGTGGTCGCTATTTGGCGGCGACAAACTGTTCAGATCAAATTTTAGTTCAATTGGTGGTGATCTCCGTACTCAGGCTATCAGCGAGATTGACACCACGACCAATGCTTCATTGGGGATTGGTTTGGAATGGAATACGCTTGATGCCGACCGACCGTACGCTCATTCGGGATGGCGCCTCAACGGAAATATCGAGTGGGCTCACCCGGACATCGGTTCCGATTTCGACTATCGTCGCTTCGTTGTGTCGGCTAGGAGGTATCAGGAAGTTCACCGTCGGGCGATGATTCTTGTACGCGGTATGTTCGGCAATGCTTGTGGTACTCTACCGGTTTATAAGCAGTTCTATCTTGGCGGGCTTGGGACATTGCGAGGATACGACTACAAGGAGTTATCGGGTAACCGTTTCTGGATGGTTAATGCCGAATACCGGATCGACTTCCCACGCTCGGACCTGGGCGCTTCGATTCTTTGGGATATTGGCCGGATTACCGACAATTCCGGGTTTGAGGATGAGAACGAAGTGCGCAATTCGGTTGGTATTGCGCTCATGCTTGGTGATCAAACCCGCATCAGTTTATCCAAGCGGCTTGATCGCTCGTTTGACAACGAGCCTCGCATCCACGGGCGGTTTGACTATCGGTTCTAA
- a CDS encoding sigma-54 dependent transcriptional regulator codes for MSERVLIIDDEPGITRSFSSLLGDEGYLTVCAGSGDKGIAALRKQRFDLVLLDLNMSGMSGLDFLRALSDIPVSPAVLVVSGQSDIPTALEAIKLGAVDYLEKPAPPEKLLASVRSALLLATANRQRMILVGEMESESQIIGHSPTVEKLLTAVTKAAPTDAGILVTGENGTGKELVAMRLFLQSHRCDQPFIKVNCPGIPTTLFESELFGHTKGAFTGAVKDHPGKFILADGGTLFLDEIGDLPIECQAKLLRVIETGEVERLGETEARLVDVRLVCATNRDLKSLISEGRFREDLFYRISVVTIEVPPLRSRREDIPLLTGEFLRRFDPGGSCRLSPEAMAYLTTLDYPGNIRQLKNMIERLTIFHRDRTVTVDDLLDMVSSAEEDVSMSLADRLTGYEKQLLSAMLVETKGNISEAARRLGMDRANLSRKIKEFGLKKP; via the coding sequence ATGTCTGAGCGTGTCCTCATTATTGATGACGAGCCTGGTATCACCCGGTCGTTTTCATCGCTACTTGGCGACGAGGGATATCTTACAGTTTGTGCTGGAAGCGGTGACAAAGGAATAGCAGCACTACGCAAGCAACGGTTTGATCTTGTGCTTCTGGACCTCAATATGTCGGGAATGTCCGGGCTGGATTTTCTGCGGGCTCTATCTGACATTCCAGTATCTCCTGCGGTTCTGGTCGTCTCAGGTCAATCGGACATCCCGACTGCTCTGGAGGCGATCAAGCTCGGAGCTGTTGACTATTTGGAGAAGCCGGCACCACCTGAGAAACTTCTCGCCAGTGTACGATCAGCCTTGTTGTTGGCCACGGCCAATCGACAACGGATGATTCTGGTGGGGGAGATGGAATCGGAATCGCAGATTATTGGCCATTCACCGACAGTGGAGAAACTTCTAACAGCTGTAACTAAGGCCGCTCCAACTGACGCAGGTATTCTTGTCACTGGCGAAAACGGAACCGGCAAAGAATTGGTTGCTATGCGTCTTTTTCTCCAGAGTCATCGATGTGACCAGCCCTTTATTAAAGTCAACTGTCCTGGCATACCAACAACCCTGTTTGAATCCGAGCTGTTTGGCCATACGAAAGGTGCCTTCACAGGGGCGGTCAAGGACCATCCGGGTAAGTTCATTCTGGCCGATGGCGGGACATTGTTTCTGGATGAGATTGGTGACCTGCCAATAGAATGCCAGGCGAAACTACTGCGCGTAATTGAGACGGGGGAGGTAGAACGGTTAGGGGAGACCGAGGCGCGCCTGGTGGATGTGCGTCTAGTTTGTGCCACTAACCGTGATTTGAAAAGCTTGATCTCCGAAGGCCGATTCCGCGAGGACTTGTTCTATCGCATCTCAGTTGTTACTATCGAAGTACCGCCGTTGCGAAGTCGCCGTGAGGACATTCCTCTGCTTACCGGTGAGTTTCTGCGTCGGTTTGATCCAGGGGGTAGCTGCCGTTTGTCACCTGAGGCGATGGCATACCTGACGACGCTTGACTATCCAGGCAATATCAGACAGCTAAAGAACATGATTGAACGGCTGACGATATTCCATCGTGACCGAACCGTTACAGTTGACGATCTTCTTGACATGGTGTCGAGTGCCGAGGAGGATGTGTCGATGTCTCTGGCGGATCGTCTGACCGGTTACGAAAAACAGCTGCTCTCTGCGATGCTGGTCGAGACGAAAGGGAATATATCGGAAGCCGCTCGTAGGCTGGGTATGGACCGTGCCAATCTATCGCGGAAAATTAAGGAATTTGGATTGAAGAAACCGTGA